One region of Streptomyces sp. CG4 genomic DNA includes:
- a CDS encoding demethylmenaquinone methyltransferase, which translates to MTRASLNKQPHEVASMFDDVAERYDLTNDVLSLGQDRRWRKEGAQAVDARPAQKILDLAAGTATSSLPFARTGAYVVPCDFSLGMLQVGKRKHTWLPFTAGDATKLPFKDDTFDAVTISFGLRNVQDTDTALREMYRVTRPGGRVVICEFSHPTWAPFRTVYTEYLMRALPPVARAVSSNPDAYVYLAESIRAWPNQPALAERLRKAGWSKVAYRNLTGGVVALHRGFKES; encoded by the coding sequence GTGACCCGCGCTTCCCTGAACAAGCAGCCGCACGAAGTCGCCTCGATGTTCGACGACGTGGCGGAACGGTACGACCTGACGAACGACGTGCTGTCGCTCGGCCAGGACCGGCGCTGGCGCAAGGAGGGGGCGCAGGCGGTCGACGCGCGCCCCGCGCAGAAGATCCTCGACCTGGCCGCCGGTACGGCGACCTCCTCGCTGCCCTTCGCACGGACGGGCGCGTACGTCGTCCCCTGCGACTTCTCGCTCGGGATGCTCCAGGTCGGCAAGCGGAAGCACACCTGGCTGCCGTTCACGGCCGGCGACGCGACGAAGCTGCCGTTCAAGGACGACACCTTCGACGCCGTGACGATCTCCTTCGGGCTGCGCAACGTCCAGGACACGGACACGGCCCTGCGCGAGATGTACCGGGTGACCCGGCCCGGCGGTCGCGTGGTGATCTGCGAGTTCTCGCATCCGACCTGGGCGCCGTTCCGCACCGTCTATACCGAGTACCTGATGCGGGCGCTGCCCCCGGTCGCGCGCGCGGTCTCCTCGAACCCGGACGCCTACGTCTACCTCGCCGAGTCCATCCGCGCCTGGCCCAACCAGCCCGCCCTCGCCGAACGGCTGCGCAAGGCGGGCTGGTCGAAGGTGGCGTACCGCAACCTCACCGGCGGCGTGGTCGCACTGCACCGGGGCTTCAAGGAGAGCTGA
- a CDS encoding PASTA domain-containing protein, which translates to MRVPRLVGLMAVDARETARAQGLFLNAPDRPDFHLTVVDYVVRQYPQPGAEVPRESMVYVWFDFGDGEGGGGVREPRIPRPPTGGMQRELGEPGDAFEMIDR; encoded by the coding sequence GTGCGCGTGCCGCGACTGGTCGGACTGATGGCCGTGGACGCGCGTGAAACGGCCCGGGCGCAGGGCCTGTTCCTCAACGCGCCCGACCGCCCGGACTTCCACCTCACGGTCGTCGACTACGTCGTACGCCAGTACCCGCAGCCCGGCGCCGAGGTGCCGCGGGAGTCGATGGTGTACGTGTGGTTCGACTTCGGTGACGGAGAGGGCGGCGGGGGCGTGCGCGAGCCACGCATCCCGCGGCCGCCCACCGGCGGCATGCAACGCGAACTCGGCGAGCCCGGCGACGCCTTCGAGATGATCGACCGCTGA